A part of Streptomyces sp. DSM 40750 genomic DNA contains:
- a CDS encoding carbohydrate ABC transporter permease, which yields MQVKVAESAPTAHRPRTEHRGRPPRASAPWWGSRKAKGLAYAAPTAVFVGVFFVLPLLLVGQMSLSDWPLLAGDRGVNAPENYRDIADAPLFWPAVRFTLLYTGVVTVVLLGLALLLALLVQESRPGAGFFRTVYFLPGALGLASASLLFWGLYSPTTGPLSDILEGLGLVDDPVSFLGSPTAALLSTVFLIVWKFAGFYMLILLVGLQRIPHEVYEAARMDGASRGQIFRSITLPLLRPSLALTLLLCVTGSLLAFDQFFILTKGGPDNSTVTVVQLIYREAFQRLNLGTAAALSITVLAVLLLLNALQFRGLRRADES from the coding sequence ATGCAGGTGAAGGTGGCCGAGTCCGCGCCGACCGCGCACCGGCCCCGGACGGAACACCGGGGCCGTCCGCCGCGGGCGTCGGCGCCGTGGTGGGGATCCCGCAAGGCCAAGGGGCTCGCCTACGCGGCACCCACGGCCGTGTTCGTCGGGGTCTTCTTCGTGCTGCCGCTCCTGCTCGTCGGGCAGATGTCCCTCAGCGACTGGCCACTGCTCGCCGGGGACCGGGGCGTCAACGCCCCCGAGAACTACAGGGACATCGCCGACGCCCCGCTGTTCTGGCCCGCCGTCCGCTTCACTCTCCTCTACACCGGCGTCGTCACCGTCGTACTCCTCGGCCTGGCGCTCCTTCTCGCCCTGCTCGTCCAGGAGTCCCGGCCCGGCGCCGGGTTCTTCCGTACGGTCTACTTCCTGCCCGGCGCCCTCGGACTGGCCTCGGCGTCCCTGCTCTTCTGGGGGCTGTACAGCCCGACCACCGGCCCGCTCAGCGACATCCTGGAAGGGCTCGGCCTGGTCGACGACCCGGTGTCCTTCCTCGGCTCACCGACCGCCGCGCTGCTGTCGACGGTGTTCCTCATCGTCTGGAAGTTCGCCGGCTTCTACATGCTGATCCTCCTCGTGGGCCTGCAACGCATCCCGCACGAGGTGTACGAGGCGGCGCGCATGGACGGGGCGAGCCGGGGCCAGATCTTCCGCTCCATCACGCTGCCCCTGCTGCGCCCGTCCCTCGCCCTGACGCTGCTCCTGTGCGTGACCGGATCGCTGCTCGCCTTCGACCAGTTCTTCATCCTCACCAAGGGCGGCCCCGACAACAGCACCGTCACCGTCGTCCAGTTGATCTACCGCGAGGCCTTCCAGCGGCTGAACCTCGGAACCGCGGCGGCCCTGTCGATCACCGTGCTGGCCGTGCTGCTCCTCCTCAACGCCCTCCAGTTCCGCGGCCTGCGCCGCGCCGACGAGTCATGA
- a CDS encoding glycoside hydrolase family 127 protein, translated as MTSSVLPVAPTRGRLRPLGLDEVRITGGFWARRRHTNTTATLDHCRDWMDRVGWTGNFRAAVEGRIHRDRRGREFADSEVYKLLEAMAWEAANGGGAPLDAEISALTELVAPAQEPDGYLSTAFGRPGQPARYSDLEEGHELYCQGHLVQAGVAQARARGEGELAKIAQRAADHVCATFGPGGIEAVCGHPQIESALVELARLTGRRRYLDQAALFVDRRGHGTLAEGEFGRAYFQDDLPVRRATVLRGHAVRALYLAAGAVDVAVETGDDDLLAAVVRQWEATTARRTYLTGGMGSHHRDESFGADFVLPPDRAYSETCAGVASVMLGWRLLLATGEPRFADLVERTLFNVVATSPSEDGRSFFYANTLHRRHRGVVPPADVDSPRADSGLRAPWFAVSCCPTNVARTLAQLPAYLATADDEGVQLHQYADADIATSLTGGRGVALRVRTDYPSGGSVTVRIGRSPAGPWTLSLRVPQWAAGAMASLVDPDGVHRPVAPGTATVTRVFRPGDEIRLELPVAPRWIRAEPRIDAVRGTVAVQRGPLVYCAESVDLPDGHEVDAIRVDTSVDPEDGPGATDASAGTVVVAGEVAVPTGDGDAAWPYEALGHPAPRPADPTGIVLVPYHSWANRGPSTMRVWLPTAEENRPEEPDTGTGTDTDTGIGTGR; from the coding sequence GTGACGTCATCCGTCCTGCCCGTGGCGCCGACCCGTGGCCGGCTGCGTCCGCTCGGCCTCGACGAGGTGAGGATCACCGGGGGTTTCTGGGCCCGGCGACGGCACACCAACACCACCGCCACGCTCGACCACTGCCGCGACTGGATGGACCGCGTCGGCTGGACCGGCAACTTCCGGGCCGCCGTCGAGGGCAGGATCCACCGGGACCGGCGCGGCCGGGAGTTCGCCGACTCCGAGGTGTACAAGCTGCTCGAAGCCATGGCCTGGGAGGCGGCGAACGGCGGCGGCGCCCCGCTGGACGCGGAGATCAGCGCCCTCACCGAACTCGTCGCCCCCGCCCAGGAACCGGACGGCTACCTGAGCACCGCCTTCGGCCGCCCCGGACAGCCCGCCCGCTACAGCGACCTGGAAGAGGGCCACGAGCTGTACTGCCAGGGGCACCTCGTCCAGGCCGGCGTGGCCCAGGCCCGCGCCCGGGGCGAGGGCGAACTCGCGAAGATCGCCCAGCGGGCCGCAGACCACGTCTGCGCCACCTTCGGCCCGGGCGGCATCGAGGCCGTCTGCGGCCACCCGCAGATCGAGTCGGCCCTCGTGGAACTCGCCCGGCTCACCGGCCGCCGGCGCTACCTCGACCAGGCGGCGCTCTTCGTCGACCGACGCGGCCACGGCACCCTCGCCGAGGGCGAGTTCGGCCGCGCCTACTTCCAGGACGACCTCCCGGTCCGCCGGGCCACCGTGCTGCGCGGCCACGCCGTCCGCGCCCTCTATCTCGCCGCCGGTGCCGTCGACGTGGCCGTGGAGACCGGCGACGACGACCTGCTCGCCGCCGTCGTACGGCAGTGGGAGGCCACAACCGCCCGCCGTACCTACCTCACCGGCGGCATGGGCTCACACCACCGTGACGAGTCCTTCGGCGCCGACTTCGTCCTGCCCCCGGACCGCGCCTACTCGGAGACCTGCGCCGGGGTCGCCTCCGTGATGCTCGGCTGGCGGCTGCTGCTCGCCACCGGCGAGCCCCGCTTCGCCGACCTCGTCGAACGGACCCTGTTCAACGTGGTCGCGACCTCCCCGTCCGAGGACGGCCGGTCCTTCTTCTACGCCAACACCCTGCACCGGCGGCACCGGGGCGTCGTACCGCCGGCCGACGTCGACAGCCCGCGCGCCGACTCGGGCCTGCGCGCCCCCTGGTTCGCGGTGTCGTGCTGCCCGACCAACGTGGCACGGACCCTGGCACAACTGCCCGCCTACCTGGCGACGGCGGACGACGAGGGTGTCCAACTGCACCAGTACGCCGACGCCGACATCGCCACCTCCCTCACCGGCGGCCGAGGTGTCGCCCTGCGGGTCCGTACCGACTATCCGTCCGGCGGGAGCGTGACCGTGCGGATCGGCCGCTCCCCGGCCGGCCCCTGGACCCTGTCGCTGCGGGTGCCCCAGTGGGCGGCGGGCGCCATGGCGTCACTGGTCGACCCCGACGGCGTACACCGTCCGGTCGCCCCCGGCACGGCGACGGTCACCCGGGTCTTCCGGCCCGGTGACGAGATACGGCTCGAACTGCCCGTCGCCCCGCGCTGGATCCGCGCGGAACCCCGCATCGACGCCGTACGCGGCACGGTCGCCGTCCAGCGCGGCCCGCTCGTGTACTGCGCGGAGTCCGTCGACCTCCCGGACGGCCACGAGGTCGACGCGATCCGGGTGGACACGTCCGTCGACCCTGAGGACGGACCCGGCGCCACGGACGCCTCGGCCGGCACCGTGGTCGTCGCCGGGGAGGTCGCCGTACCCACCGGAGACGGCGACGCGGCATGGCCGTACGAGGCGCTCGGCCACCCGGCTCCACGGCCCGCCGACCCCACCGGAATCGTCCTCGTGCCCTACCACTCCTGGGCGAACCGTGGCCCCTCGACGATGCGGGTGTGGCTGCCGACGGCGGAAGAGAACAGACCCGAAGAGCCTGACACCGGCACCGGCACCGACACCGACACCGGCATCGGCACAGGGAGGTAG
- a CDS encoding ABC transporter substrate-binding protein, whose amino-acid sequence MGSTVGPRGRARRLVTGVVALLAAASLLTACGSGDGGSDGGGGGGAANAHGVDDGTTLTMWTRAATRPQSEALVKAYNASHKNKVELTVVPTDDYQAKVGAAAGSRDLPDLFASDVVFVPNYTSSGLFADLTERVDALPFAENLAQSHIKAGTYEDKKYVVPHTLDLSVLFYNKELYRNAKLDPEKPPTTLGEWDEQARAVDALGGDVNGTFFGGNCGGCGVFTWWPSIWAAGEEVLNENGTEARLASATAKKVYDTYRGWVGDDIVAPGAKDETGTTWTGIFPKGKVGVMPMPSTTLGLMPKDLDLGVAPIPGPDGGKSTFVGGDAIGIAATSESADQAWNFLAWSLGDEAQVDVVAAHKDVVARTDLASNKYSDADPRLVTINELVADGHTPYALKFGQTFNDPNGPWLTLMRDAVFGDGTSVDKANEAVSASLAD is encoded by the coding sequence ATGGGGAGCACGGTCGGACCGCGTGGCCGCGCGCGCCGCCTCGTCACCGGGGTCGTCGCACTGCTCGCCGCCGCGAGCCTGCTCACGGCCTGCGGGTCGGGGGACGGCGGTTCGGACGGCGGCGGAGGAGGTGGAGCGGCGAACGCGCACGGCGTCGACGACGGCACCACGCTGACGATGTGGACGCGCGCGGCGACCCGGCCGCAGAGCGAGGCCCTGGTCAAGGCGTACAACGCGAGCCACAAGAACAAGGTCGAGCTGACCGTCGTGCCGACCGACGACTACCAGGCCAAGGTCGGTGCCGCCGCCGGGTCCCGGGATCTGCCCGACCTGTTCGCCTCCGACGTGGTCTTCGTGCCGAACTACACCTCCAGCGGCCTCTTCGCCGACCTCACCGAACGCGTCGACGCCCTGCCCTTCGCCGAGAACCTGGCCCAGTCGCACATCAAGGCCGGTACGTACGAGGACAAGAAGTACGTGGTGCCGCACACCCTCGATCTGTCGGTGCTCTTCTACAACAAGGAGCTCTACCGGAACGCGAAGCTCGACCCCGAGAAGCCGCCCACGACCTTGGGCGAGTGGGACGAGCAGGCGCGGGCCGTGGACGCGCTCGGCGGAGACGTCAACGGCACCTTCTTCGGCGGCAACTGCGGTGGCTGCGGCGTCTTCACCTGGTGGCCGTCGATCTGGGCCGCGGGCGAGGAGGTGCTGAACGAAAACGGCACCGAGGCGCGACTCGCCTCCGCCACCGCCAAGAAGGTCTACGACACCTACCGAGGCTGGGTGGGCGACGACATCGTGGCGCCCGGCGCGAAGGACGAGACGGGCACGACCTGGACCGGGATCTTCCCGAAGGGGAAGGTCGGGGTGATGCCCATGCCGTCGACCACCCTGGGGCTGATGCCCAAGGACCTGGACCTCGGTGTCGCGCCCATTCCCGGACCCGACGGCGGGAAGTCCACCTTCGTCGGCGGTGACGCGATCGGCATCGCCGCGACCAGTGAATCGGCCGACCAGGCCTGGAACTTCCTCGCCTGGTCCCTCGGAGACGAGGCACAGGTCGATGTGGTCGCCGCGCACAAGGACGTCGTGGCCCGCACCGATCTGGCGTCCAACAAGTACTCCGACGCCGACCCCCGGCTCGTCACCATCAACGAACTCGTCGCCGACGGCCACACCCCGTACGCGCTGAAGTTCGGCCAGACCTTCAACGACCCCAACGGGCCCTGGCTGACGCTGATGCGCGACGCCGTCTTCGGTGACGGGACGTCCGTGGACAAGGCCAACGAGGCGGTCAGCGCGTCGCTGGCCGACTGA
- a CDS encoding carbohydrate ABC transporter permease, translating into MLTRALGRTPHYVVAGGLAVIFLFPLLWNAWASVSGQPGTAQESGYGLGNYRTLLDYDAGLWRYLLNSTVVSALTVALTLGVSLLGGYAFARFDFPGKNLLFLLTLAILMVPYATLLIPLYVLLGRLQLQNSLVGLSLVLAMFQLPFATFMMRISFEAVPRELEESALVDGCGTAGALRRVLLPAVRPGLITVGLFAFLAAWNDFIAPLILISDSEKAPLPLAVANLRQQSMGAVDYGATEAGVVVLAVPCLLLFLLLQRHYIRGFMSGALKG; encoded by the coding sequence GTGCTCACCCGCGCCCTGGGCCGGACACCCCACTATGTCGTCGCCGGAGGGCTGGCCGTCATCTTCCTGTTCCCGCTGCTGTGGAACGCCTGGGCCTCGGTCAGCGGACAGCCCGGCACCGCACAGGAGTCGGGGTACGGCCTCGGCAACTACCGCACGCTGCTCGACTACGACGCGGGCCTGTGGCGGTATCTCCTCAACAGCACGGTCGTGTCGGCGCTGACGGTCGCCCTGACCCTCGGGGTGTCCCTGCTGGGTGGCTACGCCTTCGCCCGCTTCGACTTCCCCGGCAAGAACCTGCTGTTCCTGCTGACCCTGGCCATCCTCATGGTCCCGTACGCCACCCTCCTCATCCCCCTCTACGTGCTGCTCGGCAGACTGCAGCTGCAGAACTCGCTGGTCGGGCTGAGTCTCGTCCTGGCCATGTTCCAACTGCCGTTCGCCACCTTCATGATGCGGATCTCCTTCGAGGCGGTGCCGCGCGAGCTGGAGGAGTCGGCGCTCGTGGACGGCTGCGGCACGGCGGGCGCGCTGCGCCGGGTGCTCCTTCCGGCGGTACGGCCGGGACTGATCACGGTGGGACTCTTCGCGTTCCTCGCGGCCTGGAACGACTTCATCGCACCCCTGATCCTGATCTCCGACAGTGAGAAGGCGCCCCTGCCGCTGGCCGTGGCGAATCTGCGGCAACAGAGCATGGGCGCCGTGGACTACGGCGCGACCGAGGCGGGCGTGGTCGTCCTCGCCGTGCCCTGCCTGCTCCTCTTCCTGCTGCTGCAGCGGCACTACATCCGGGGCTTCATGTCCGGCGCGCTCAAGGGCTGA
- a CDS encoding LacI family DNA-binding transcriptional regulator: protein MTQATGPSRSQPATLGDVARLAGVSIATASKALNGRSQVRAETRQRVVEAAERLSFRPNQVARGLLAGRTGTVGLITSDLEGRFGIPILMGAEDAFGAGEVAVFLCDARGDAIREQHHLRALLGRRVDGLIVVGSRTDPRPSLGRELPVPVVYAYAPSDDPEDYSVVPDNIGAGRMAVDHLLACGRTRIAHITGDPGYLAAQDRAEGVRAALADAGLALIGEPRFGAWSEGWGRAATAMFLGHHPDIDAVLCGSDQIARGVMDVLRERGHRVPEDIAVMGFDNWQIMTAGSRPPLTSVDMNLEQVGRVAAHALFTAISGTPRTGVETLPCKVVIRGSTAPLS from the coding sequence ATGACACAGGCGACCGGACCCTCTCGTTCGCAGCCCGCCACGCTCGGCGACGTCGCCCGGCTGGCGGGCGTGTCGATCGCCACGGCGTCCAAGGCCCTCAACGGCCGCAGCCAGGTCCGCGCGGAGACCAGACAACGGGTCGTCGAGGCCGCCGAACGGCTGTCGTTCCGCCCCAACCAGGTGGCCCGCGGCCTGCTCGCCGGCCGGACCGGCACCGTCGGTCTGATCACCAGCGATCTGGAAGGCAGATTCGGCATACCGATCCTCATGGGTGCCGAAGACGCTTTCGGCGCGGGCGAGGTCGCGGTGTTCCTCTGCGACGCCCGGGGCGACGCGATCCGCGAACAGCACCATCTCCGCGCCCTGTTGGGCCGCCGGGTCGACGGCCTCATCGTGGTCGGCAGCCGCACCGACCCCCGCCCCTCCCTGGGCCGCGAACTACCCGTCCCGGTCGTCTACGCCTACGCGCCCTCCGACGACCCGGAGGACTACTCCGTCGTCCCCGACAACATCGGCGCCGGCCGCATGGCTGTGGACCATCTCCTCGCCTGCGGCCGCACCCGGATCGCCCACATCACCGGCGACCCCGGCTACCTCGCGGCACAGGACCGGGCCGAGGGGGTGCGGGCCGCACTCGCCGACGCCGGCCTCGCCCTGATCGGCGAACCACGGTTCGGCGCCTGGTCGGAGGGCTGGGGACGGGCCGCCACCGCCATGTTCCTCGGCCACCACCCCGACATCGACGCCGTCCTCTGCGGCAGCGACCAGATCGCCCGCGGCGTCATGGACGTCCTGCGCGAACGCGGACACCGCGTCCCGGAGGACATCGCGGTCATGGGCTTCGACAACTGGCAGATCATGACCGCCGGTTCCCGACCACCCCTCACCAGCGTCGACATGAACCTCGAACAGGTCGGACGCGTCGCCGCCCACGCCCTGTTCACCGCGATCTCCGGGACACCGCGCACCGGGGTCGAGACCCTTCCCTGCAAGGTGGTCATCAGGGGATCGACAGCGCCGCTGTCCTGA
- a CDS encoding Ig-like domain-containing protein, translating to MRGSRRRHLRGTLAGALAVGLLAPLAATAPAEADNSAIGYPVYSGSAEPVPELPAGFTVRRTMRAQYDADRRAGNGTDFWMDRMLARKGDDPSGDWLFTRGRAVFMKEHDPARLGFAGKVAYWESIDNRSAYTVDLAVDGERLTLRENLNVRIQTPSYWRSEFTHEATGLTVTQTKFITDENVAVTNLALTNTGSASREITLRASSPYTGTPEGRELTGAVAAKNDLTTVFPRLSGDGFAPEGEALTRDLVVPAGLTRTTKVQLGFVTEEITDSRSAYDAVRKAAPATAFRHQVQAYNRWWAENLPFMDIPDDNIEKTLYYRWWLLRYNYLDADIPGNDYQFPTSMEGVLGYNNAIALTVGMFVDDLKYLRDPSYSYGPWVSAGEVSKNGKYTDNPGDPENWSNSYTQYISEAAWRSYQVHGGPDGIPRNLARYARSDVRGQLAAYDHDGNGLIEYDWGAMTGNDADAVSFDWKPGNLDRAESAYVYSNATAAARAYDLLGEDAKAGEMRGIAKRVREAVLEHLWDPQDKLLKHRHVADDSLVPWKEINNYYPYSVGLMPTPDEDPQYLEALRLWADAKQYPVFPFFTANQADKAEAAEQGHPGSNNFSVINSTVTFRFLSSVLRNYPNQYIDRTWYKKLLSWNAWAHYVDGDNRWPDQNEFWADGSADPQKIGYRSWIHHTILGTTNWTVIEDAMGFRPRDDRRIELSPIDVDWPHFAVTDINYRGTDVAVLWDEPGDGERPYGRQVPEGYSVYLDGKLAFTADRLTHLVYDPATREVTFPDGGAAKARTTGLRTVVAAPQDVEFGRKDRVTDLFAKAGRDLTGTAKENLAAGATARASHEAQGRGVVGAVDGFTVNEPHWGARGSGNAEDWYEIDFGRPRAVDDVRLHFYSDKRPGGYAEPALYTVQYQDGGGGGQWKDVTRPAKSPVNPRANLNQVRFQKVTTRKVRVLMRHRDGHTSGLKEIQAYATGVRPPAARNRAPYVEAWRDTTYSRPGQVRLTGVVEDDGLPERKLSALWKATDGPDGGTVIFDDPSSSTTVARFTEDGTYTLELTATDGSSESSKKVVVKAEGLSDGQVNVATFATPTASHTSGWESVAAINDGREPASSSDAPRWGSWPQKGTQWVQYTWDEPARVDGSDLYFFRDAQPGAADGVGVPASWVIEYRDGDTWREVTSPSGYGTAEDGYNKTTFTPVTTTALRARLTGHPNLAVGVQEWKVYAETPESVREVHVPTPRGTIPELPGEVTLVYADGSTARSPVAWPALTEDQVAEGGTSVRITGIADRAARPVTATVWVRQTDAVEITSIAEERVSTRAGRAPALPATVVATFNDGSKDSRIAVTWDPVEPERYAEPGTFEVRGTAAGTTYRATATVTVNAPSRSTADRRQES from the coding sequence GTGCGCGGATCACGAAGACGGCACCTGCGCGGAACCCTGGCCGGAGCGCTGGCCGTCGGGCTGCTCGCCCCGCTCGCCGCCACCGCTCCGGCAGAGGCGGACAACTCGGCGATCGGCTACCCGGTCTACTCCGGATCGGCGGAGCCGGTACCGGAGTTACCCGCCGGCTTCACGGTCCGCCGCACGATGCGCGCCCAGTACGACGCCGACCGGAGAGCCGGGAACGGCACCGACTTCTGGATGGACCGGATGCTGGCCCGCAAGGGCGACGACCCGTCGGGGGACTGGCTGTTCACCCGGGGCCGGGCGGTGTTCATGAAGGAGCACGACCCGGCGCGGCTCGGCTTCGCCGGCAAGGTCGCGTACTGGGAGAGCATCGACAACCGGTCCGCGTACACGGTCGACCTGGCCGTGGACGGCGAGAGGCTCACGCTCCGCGAGAACCTCAACGTCCGTATCCAGACGCCCAGTTACTGGCGCAGCGAGTTCACGCACGAGGCGACCGGGCTCACGGTCACGCAGACCAAGTTCATCACCGACGAAAACGTCGCCGTCACGAACCTGGCCCTCACCAACACCGGTTCCGCGAGCCGCGAGATCACCCTGCGTGCCTCGTCCCCGTACACCGGCACTCCGGAAGGCCGCGAACTCACCGGTGCGGTGGCCGCGAAGAACGATCTCACCACGGTCTTCCCGCGGCTCAGCGGTGACGGCTTCGCCCCTGAGGGCGAGGCTCTGACGCGCGACCTCGTCGTGCCGGCGGGCCTCACCCGCACCACCAAGGTCCAACTCGGTTTCGTCACCGAGGAGATCACCGACTCCCGGTCGGCGTACGACGCCGTGCGCAAGGCAGCCCCGGCCACCGCCTTCCGCCACCAGGTGCAGGCCTACAACCGCTGGTGGGCGGAGAACCTGCCGTTCATGGACATCCCGGACGACAACATCGAGAAGACGCTCTACTACCGGTGGTGGCTGCTGCGTTACAACTACCTCGACGCCGACATCCCGGGGAACGACTACCAGTTCCCCACCTCCATGGAGGGCGTGCTCGGCTACAACAACGCCATCGCCCTCACGGTCGGCATGTTCGTCGACGATCTCAAGTACCTGCGCGACCCGAGCTATTCGTACGGTCCGTGGGTGTCGGCCGGGGAGGTCTCCAAGAACGGCAAGTACACCGACAACCCGGGCGACCCGGAGAACTGGTCCAACAGCTACACCCAGTACATCTCCGAGGCCGCCTGGCGCTCCTACCAGGTGCACGGCGGACCCGACGGCATCCCGCGCAACCTCGCCCGGTACGCGCGGAGCGATGTCCGGGGGCAGCTGGCGGCCTACGACCACGACGGCAACGGGCTGATCGAGTACGACTGGGGCGCCATGACCGGCAACGACGCCGACGCGGTGTCGTTCGACTGGAAGCCGGGGAACCTGGACCGGGCCGAGTCGGCGTACGTGTACAGCAACGCGACGGCGGCGGCCCGCGCGTACGACCTGCTCGGCGAGGACGCGAAGGCCGGGGAGATGCGCGGCATCGCGAAACGGGTGCGGGAAGCGGTCCTCGAACACCTCTGGGACCCCCAGGACAAGCTGCTCAAGCACCGGCATGTGGCCGACGACAGCCTGGTGCCCTGGAAGGAGATCAACAACTACTACCCGTACAGCGTGGGCCTGATGCCCACGCCGGACGAGGACCCCCAGTACCTCGAAGCCCTGCGCCTGTGGGCGGACGCGAAGCAGTACCCCGTCTTCCCGTTCTTCACGGCGAACCAGGCCGACAAGGCGGAGGCGGCGGAGCAGGGCCACCCGGGGAGCAACAACTTCTCCGTCATCAACTCCACCGTCACCTTCCGCTTCCTCTCATCGGTGCTGCGGAACTATCCGAACCAGTACATCGACCGCACCTGGTACAAGAAGCTGCTCTCCTGGAACGCCTGGGCCCACTACGTCGACGGCGACAACCGATGGCCCGACCAGAACGAGTTCTGGGCCGACGGCAGCGCCGACCCACAGAAGATCGGCTACCGCTCCTGGATCCACCACACCATCCTCGGCACCACCAACTGGACCGTCATCGAGGACGCGATGGGCTTCCGGCCGCGCGACGACCGCAGGATCGAGCTGTCACCGATCGACGTGGACTGGCCCCACTTCGCCGTCACGGACATCAACTACCGGGGCACCGACGTGGCGGTGCTGTGGGACGAGCCGGGTGACGGCGAGCGGCCGTACGGACGACAGGTCCCCGAGGGCTATTCGGTCTACCTGGACGGGAAGTTGGCCTTCACCGCCGACCGCTTGACCCACCTCGTCTACGATCCCGCCACGCGCGAGGTGACCTTTCCCGACGGTGGAGCAGCCAAGGCCCGGACCACCGGACTGCGTACGGTGGTCGCGGCACCCCAGGATGTCGAGTTCGGCCGCAAGGACCGTGTCACCGACCTGTTCGCCAAGGCCGGGCGGGACCTGACGGGTACGGCGAAGGAGAACCTCGCCGCCGGTGCCACGGCCCGTGCCTCCCACGAGGCCCAGGGGCGGGGCGTGGTCGGCGCCGTCGACGGCTTCACCGTCAATGAGCCCCACTGGGGTGCGCGCGGCTCGGGCAACGCCGAGGACTGGTACGAGATCGACTTCGGGCGGCCCCGCGCGGTCGACGACGTCCGGCTCCACTTCTACAGCGACAAACGGCCGGGCGGATACGCCGAACCCGCCCTCTACACCGTGCAGTACCAGGACGGGGGTGGAGGCGGGCAGTGGAAGGACGTGACCCGACCCGCCAAGTCACCCGTCAACCCGAGGGCGAACCTCAACCAGGTGCGCTTCCAGAAGGTGACGACCCGGAAGGTGCGGGTGCTGATGCGGCACCGGGACGGTCACACCAGCGGTCTGAAGGAGATCCAGGCGTACGCCACCGGGGTCCGGCCCCCGGCCGCCCGTAATCGGGCCCCTTACGTCGAGGCGTGGCGGGACACCACGTACAGCCGTCCCGGGCAGGTCCGGCTGACGGGCGTCGTCGAGGACGACGGGCTCCCGGAGCGGAAGCTCTCCGCCCTGTGGAAGGCGACGGACGGCCCGGACGGCGGAACCGTCATCTTCGACGATCCGAGTTCTTCCACCACCGTCGCGCGCTTCACCGAGGACGGCACCTATACCCTCGAACTCACCGCGACCGACGGCTCGTCGGAGTCGTCGAAGAAGGTCGTGGTCAAGGCGGAGGGGCTGTCCGACGGGCAGGTGAACGTGGCGACCTTCGCGACACCGACCGCCTCCCACACCTCGGGCTGGGAGTCGGTGGCCGCGATCAACGACGGCCGGGAGCCGGCCTCGTCCTCCGACGCCCCGCGCTGGGGCAGCTGGCCGCAGAAGGGCACCCAGTGGGTCCAGTACACCTGGGACGAACCGGCCCGTGTGGACGGCTCCGACCTGTACTTCTTCCGCGACGCGCAGCCCGGCGCGGCCGACGGGGTCGGAGTCCCGGCGTCCTGGGTCATCGAGTACCGGGACGGCGACACCTGGCGCGAGGTCACCTCGCCCAGCGGCTACGGCACCGCCGAGGACGGTTACAACAAGACAACCTTCACCCCCGTCACGACGACCGCCCTGCGCGCCCGGCTCACCGGGCACCCGAACCTGGCCGTCGGCGTGCAGGAGTGGAAGGTGTATGCCGAGACGCCGGAGTCCGTGCGCGAGGTCCACGTCCCCACGCCGCGCGGCACGATCCCGGAACTGCCCGGTGAGGTGACGCTGGTGTACGCGGACGGCTCCACCGCACGCTCGCCCGTCGCCTGGCCCGCCCTCACCGAGGACCAGGTCGCCGAGGGCGGCACCAGCGTGCGGATCACCGGGATCGCCGACCGGGCCGCGCGGCCCGTCACCGCGACCGTGTGGGTGCGGCAGACCGACGCGGTCGAGATCACCAGCATCGCCGAGGAACGCGTCAGCACCCGGGCCGGCAGGGCACCCGCGCTCCCGGCCACCGTGGTCGCCACCTTCAACGACGGCTCCAAGGACAGCCGGATCGCCGTCACTTGGGACCCGGTCGAGCCGGAGCGGTACGCCGAGCCCGGCACCTTCGAGGTGAGGGGGACCGCGGCGGGCACCACCTACCGGGCCACCGCAACCGTCACCGTGAACGCTCCCTCCAGATCAACCGCCGATCGACGACAGGAGTCCTAG
- a CDS encoding MarR family winged helix-turn-helix transcriptional regulator has protein sequence MEAERSPTVPDAISAMDGLIATMIVGQQEFARNLGLSVTDLVCFAYVMEAGDIPVTAGDLAGRAHVTTGAVTGILNRLERGGFVTRQPDPADRRRVRVVAVPDAAERVVAVYGPFYARLAELFARYSAVELALLVDWFTRAGELARGYLDESC, from the coding sequence ATGGAGGCCGAGCGCAGCCCCACCGTCCCCGACGCGATCAGTGCCATGGATGGCCTGATCGCGACGATGATCGTCGGGCAGCAGGAGTTCGCCCGGAATCTCGGGCTGAGCGTCACGGACCTCGTCTGCTTCGCGTACGTCATGGAAGCCGGGGACATCCCGGTCACCGCCGGTGATCTGGCCGGGCGCGCGCATGTCACCACGGGGGCCGTGACCGGCATCCTCAACCGCCTGGAGCGCGGCGGGTTCGTGACCCGGCAGCCGGACCCCGCCGACCGGCGCCGCGTCCGCGTGGTCGCGGTCCCGGACGCCGCCGAGCGGGTGGTGGCCGTCTACGGCCCGTTCTACGCCCGCCTCGCCGAACTCTTCGCCCGGTACTCGGCAGTCGAACTCGCCCTGCTCGTCGACTGGTTCACGCGCGCCGGTGAATTGGCGCGCGGCTATCTGGACGAGTCCTGCTGA